From one Lycium ferocissimum isolate CSIRO_LF1 chromosome 7, AGI_CSIRO_Lferr_CH_V1, whole genome shotgun sequence genomic stretch:
- the LOC132065512 gene encoding uncharacterized protein LOC132065512, producing MPDAEDLDVQDVDASKEVPTDGDNIKDDEKKTNDGEIVPEEPPASEDKMEIVQEKEAALGEGNIEKLENQEAEDKPLDNSLQTDKKPLPLDVLEENKIESEPAGTDASSHSAELNKETSARQEESAEEAPAPAADVLNVLEENKIESKPAELSKATSVSQEKSAEEAPAAADALVQNSNDAKVDENEQIDREIPIEEINGKEAAAVGVNNSVENNSVQQQATVVDQVTSS from the coding sequence ATGCCAGATGCAGAGGATCTAGATGTCCAAGATGTAGATGCCTCTAAGGAGGTTCCCACCGATGGAGATAACATAAAGGATGATGAGAAGAAGACCAATGATGGTGAGATTGTCCCTGAGGAGCCTCCAGCAAGTGAAGATAAGATGGAAATTGTGCAAGAAAAAGAAGCAGCGTTGGGTGAGGGAAACATAGAGAAGCTGGAAAATCAAGAAGCTGAAGATAAGCCTCTGGATAACAGCCTGCAAACTGACAAAAAACCGCTACCATTGGATGTGCTCGAGGAAAATAAGATCGAGAGTGAACCAGCTGGGACAGATGCCTCATCTCATTCTGCTGAACTCAACAAGGAAACCTCAGCTAGACAAGAAGAAAGCGCAGAAGAAGCTCCCGCTCCCGCTGCAGATGTACTGAATGTGCTCGAGGAAAATAAGATAGAGAGTAAACCAGCTGAACTCAGCAAGGCAACCTCAGTTAGCCAAGAAAAATCTGCAGAAGAAGCTCCTGCCGCTGCAGATGCACTGGTTCAGAATTCTAATGATGCTAAGGTAGACGAAAACGAGCAGATTGACAGGGAGATTCCAATTGAGGAGATCAATGGCAAAGAAGCGGCTGCAGTAGGTGTTAACAACTCTGTAGAGAACAATTCTGTGCAGCAACAAGCCACCGTAGTCGACCAAGTCACCTCAAGTTAA